Proteins from one Acidobacteriota bacterium genomic window:
- a CDS encoding ABC transporter permease, whose protein sequence is MQFVAVQECLKQAMATVSAHKFRSLLTVLGVIVGTTTTIAVTSIISGMNVRVTEMVERFGTNIAFVSKWNGGPSFGDSNREEELRKELTLEDGQAIKALPHVESAVACLGAWPGGPNAPVIKYRNNESKQSVIRGGEASFFDARSMVLAKGRLFGESEDLHSAPVAVIGFDLAEALFPGLEPVDKEITINGHLYRVIGVLEKSSARGLFGGNNNWEDNAAIIPLNSFSRMYPQEKDYVIVAKAKSGHLDKMVDEITEVLRRRRKVPFNEPDNFGISTAQSNIDGFNKISEVLGWMVIPISAVGLLVGGIGVLNIMLVSVTERTKEIGIRRALGARRFDIILQFLIEAMSLTGLGGVMGILVGLFISWFLNTFVPSVPSFVSVFWIMVGFLVAVSVGLISGLWPAIKAAYVDPVVALRYE, encoded by the coding sequence ATGCAATTCGTCGCTGTTCAAGAATGCCTCAAACAAGCCATGGCCACGGTGTCGGCCCACAAGTTCCGTTCCTTGTTGACGGTTCTCGGAGTCATTGTCGGTACCACCACCACCATCGCCGTGACCTCTATTATCAGCGGGATGAATGTTCGCGTCACTGAAATGGTCGAACGATTTGGAACCAACATTGCCTTTGTCTCAAAGTGGAATGGTGGCCCGAGTTTTGGCGACTCCAATCGTGAAGAAGAACTGCGCAAAGAGTTGACCCTCGAAGATGGACAGGCAATTAAGGCACTTCCCCACGTTGAGTCGGCAGTTGCCTGTCTGGGTGCCTGGCCAGGTGGGCCGAATGCGCCAGTCATTAAGTACCGCAACAACGAATCAAAACAATCGGTTATCCGCGGCGGGGAAGCATCGTTTTTTGATGCCCGCAGCATGGTGCTCGCCAAGGGCCGGTTGTTTGGGGAAAGCGAAGACCTGCACAGCGCCCCGGTCGCGGTCATTGGGTTTGATCTGGCCGAAGCGCTCTTCCCAGGACTGGAGCCCGTTGACAAGGAAATCACCATCAACGGCCATCTCTATCGGGTCATCGGGGTACTTGAAAAAAGTTCGGCGCGCGGGCTGTTTGGCGGCAATAACAACTGGGAGGACAATGCCGCAATTATCCCCTTGAATTCATTTAGCCGGATGTACCCACAGGAAAAAGATTATGTGATTGTGGCCAAAGCCAAATCCGGTCACCTCGATAAAATGGTGGATGAAATCACGGAAGTGCTTCGACGGCGGCGGAAAGTTCCCTTCAACGAGCCTGACAACTTCGGCATTTCAACCGCTCAGTCCAATATTGATGGCTTTAACAAAATCTCCGAAGTGTTAGGCTGGATGGTGATTCCGATTTCAGCCGTGGGCTTGCTGGTCGGAGGGATCGGCGTACTCAATATCATGCTGGTTTCCGTCACCGAACGGACCAAAGAAATTGGCATCCGACGTGCTCTTGGTGCCCGGCGATTTGACATTATTCTCCAGTTTTTGATCGAAGCCATGAGCCTGACCGGGCTGGGTGGCGTGATGGGTATTCTTGTTGGGTTGTTCATTAGCTGGTTTCTCAATACCTTTGTCCCCAGCGTACCATCTTTTGTTTCGGTCTTTTGGATTATGGTTGGGTTTCTGGTGGCGGTGAGTGTCGGGCTGATTTCCGGGTTGTGGCCAGCCATCAAAGCGGCGTATGTGGACCCGGTGGTGGCTTTGCGATATGAGTAA